One Suricata suricatta isolate VVHF042 chromosome X, meerkat_22Aug2017_6uvM2_HiC, whole genome shotgun sequence genomic region harbors:
- the BEX4 gene encoding LOW QUALITY PROTEIN: protein BEX4 (The sequence of the model RefSeq protein was modified relative to this genomic sequence to represent the inferred CDS: substituted 3 bases at 3 genomic stop codons) has protein sequence MTSKEKQMVENLNMENAQQEKEGEEQGPVQNGEESWNSRXGEGQKHGENVSLGLMRXLVPNFRWAIPNRHIDDNEVGDDVKKFVGQIMEIRRKTKEQQMRHHKCFXTPEPDNHYDFCLIP, from the coding sequence ATGACAtccaaagagaaacaaatggtGGAAAATCTAAACATGGAAAATGCTCAgcaggaaaaagaaggagaagaacagGGTCCGGTGCAAAATGGAGAGGAATCATGGAATTCAAGATGAGGTGAAGGCCAGAAGCATGGTGAAAATGTCAGTCTAGGGCTAATGAGATAACTTGTCCCTAATTTTCGATGGGCCATACCCAACAGGCATATTGATGACAATGAAGTGGGAGATGATGTGAAAAAGTTCGTAGGACAGATAatggaaatcagaagaaaaactaaagagcAGCAAATGAGGCATCATAAATGCTTCTAAACTCCTGAACCTGATAATCATTATGACTTTTGCCTTATACCTTGA